In Glycine soja cultivar W05 chromosome 10, ASM419377v2, whole genome shotgun sequence, the genomic stretch attaaaacaattgtTTATATATGAATCGGTTAATAGCCTAATGAATCATTGAAAAGGgctaaaaaagagataaattttaatttatatttttcaaaattgaataataatattaatttaatgtaattaaacTGCGTTTGAATAATCTAAggatatatattgttttatagAAAAGAGAAGGgggaatatttgtttttaaatttagaaagttatatgttaataaaacaaataaaagtttggtacatttttttaaagaaaaagattagGACATTAAATTTAtgtcaatatattattttagtttaaaaatgatcaaattgcagaatatttattagaaatgaaAATTTTTCCTCTTCTCTATTTTCGTCTAAAATCAAACTCCTGAAAACATACAATAATTGATTGaaatacaattttattctaTATAATATAACCTGCGAGTTCTATACAATTGGACTCACAATTCTTGTTTATACAATTATTAGTGATTATAAGTAACTAAAAATTGtgctaaaaaaaactaactaaacaTTTGATCGCTCAACAAAAAACACACTAAACATTTGATCGAGTAATTAATTATCTGGAAAgcaattcattaattaaaaaacaattttatatgtgatatatataaatTCTACTATTGATAATCTTTTGATCACTTATTGAACAACAATTTTGAACTTTTATGTCCGTGTAAATTTATTCTCTTTGACTTAATCATCCCAACTTAGGGAACAACTATATAGTATATGcttatatatgaatatatatgatGCAGATTGTGTTGGAAAGTGCAATTACAGGTGCAGCAAGGCTGGGAGGAACGTAATGTGCCTAAGGGCATGCAATGCTTGCTGCCAGAGGTGCAACTGCGTGCCACCAGGCACTTCTGGTAACCGAGATTTGTGTCCTTGCTATGCTAGACTCACCACACATGGAGGACATCTCAAGTGCCCATGAACAACATAATTTATGTAGCTGATGAGTGTATGAGGCTATAGCAAACTagtattaaatattcaaaatattcatCAGTTatcaccatatatatatatatatatatatatatatatatatatatataatatgattaagtaattatgtaaaaacattttacattattattacatgtcttatttttcttttatatattttgctgATGTAAAATATATCTTAGTATAATATTTCTCCGTCTAAAAATAAGCATTATTTTAggttatttttatacaaattaataaataaatggaaGAGATAATTAGTTTTACAAAACTGAACTTGTTAAATAGATATAAAAGAATAGTATtaatattagattaaaatattaaagtaatatttattaGGAGTATTAATAAAAATGGGTTAgatataacatttattttggaacaaattattttttcaaatatgacacttattcttgaaattatgagaaaagaaatataatgaGTGTTCTTAGAATTGAAACATTggttaattaaagaaataaaagatatatttaatgaaaacaaCATATTTATTGAAACATAACATATCACCAACAAATATTGTTAGTTTGAATAAAGCTAAAATTAGATCTTGTTGATACTTCACACTAATAATTAATGTGATGACAAAAACAACATATCatcaatatttatcttttaacaattaaaaatatttattgaaatatattaaatactcTCCAATACCCTTATAGTACTCCTATTTAAGAATCATATATTGGTCTTGTAAAGAAAAAAGGGACTCGTATATTAGTGCAACTTTACCAAActactaataaattatttaggGTTATACATTCAGTGAAGACAAATTAGAATTCAATGTCAAAGTTATAATGTCATTTTTCTTCATAGTTGTCCTATTGTGACTACAAGTGTGTTACCTAGCATAGTGGGCGttatatttaagattttaagGCTTTTCAATGCTTTATTGAACTAAAATCATGCATGGCCATGAAGAAAAGGGCGgtgttgtaataattaattattaaaataaattccattAATGGTAAATACCTTACCCATGCCAATATGTTTCTGTGTCCTCGGACAAAGGCAAACAAATATTTCAGGCAAATTAATAACATAGATAATTTGCTTAGTCACATTCATTCACGTACGGCTAGAAAACTTTCAAAGTGTGCATGCATATGAATCGGGTAGTTTGTTGGGGATCACGTTTTCTTGCTACAGGTGTAACCTGTACTCTGAGAAATTACCTTTCTTTTCCCATATAAATAATAGTGATGAGAGCTTCATGGCTTCAGACCCAGAATTATATCTGTCACTCTCTCTTTGTCTTAAAACCTTTGTTTTTGCTTTGCCACTAATTAACTATGGCCATCTCAAAAAGCACAGTGGTCGTAGTTATTCTCTGCTTCATCCTTATACAAGAGGTATAAAGTAGTTCATTCATACCTCCACCAAAAAAAAGTGGTTCATTCAAATTATGTGTTTTTCATTGTTATATATGTTCCTATGTTTTTATGATATCTATATATCTATCCAGTTCATGATGAGTTTTTCTTGGATTAATTTCCTCCATTATTTTATTTCCGATTCATGCaacttttcattaatttttcttataagacAAAACTATTATTGAGAAAAAGGAGGCAAAACCAGTATACTAATGATTTGTTGCAATAGCCTAATAAGCTACACGCCTATATATATGACTAGAATTTTCTGACATGAAATAAACACCTGCAAGTGATTTCTTATAGCCTGGTATGTAACAGAACATGGCAACAGACAAATTTCAGCAGCCATTACTATAAATGATCAACGACCCTCCCATGAAACCTTTCCAAAAACCAACATATATCATACCAACCAGCCAAAAGACCAAAATCATTCAGGGAACAAATTTTTCATATGTCATGaaatcttgaattataatcttggTATGATTTTAATTTCCGAAAACGTTTTTCATGTATACTactgttatttaatttatgcGGAATAGCTATGAATTCagtgttgtttatttttttactttttaccctCCTATCTTTCTCTTGACCTTGCCTAGCTCGACAGAACTTAAATTTGAACCTTTCTACT encodes the following:
- the LOC114369443 gene encoding gibberellin-regulated protein 2-like codes for the protein MALTRSTVVLALLCFILIQELGIYGGDSHRVASNKIDCVGKCNYRCSKAGRNVMCLRACNACCQRCNCVPPGTSGNRDLCPCYARLTTHGGHLKCP